The proteins below are encoded in one region of Penicillium psychrofluorescens genome assembly, chromosome: 4:
- a CDS encoding uncharacterized protein (ID:PFLUO_005907-T1.cds;~source:funannotate) — translation MARTKQTARKSTGGKAPRKALASKAARKAAPSTGGVKKPHRYKPGTVALREIRRYQKSTELLIRKLPFQRLVREIAQDFKSDLRFQSSAIGALQESVEAYLVSLFEDTNLCAIHAKRVTIQSKDIQLARRLRGERS, via the exons ATGGCTCGTACCAAGCAGACTGCCC GCAAGTCCACTGGTGGCAAGGCTCCTCGTAAGGCTCTCGCCTCGAAGGCTGCCCGCAAGGCCGCTCCCTCCACCGGAGGTGTCAAGAAGCCTCACCGCTACAAGCCCGGTACCGTCGCTCTGCGTGAGATCCGTCGCTACCAGAAGTCCACCGAGCTTCTGATCCGCAAGCTGCCCTTCCAGCGTCTGGTTCGCGAGATCGCCCAGGACTTCAAGTCCGACCTGCGCTTCCAGAGCTCCGCCATCGGTGCCCTGCAGGAGTCCGTTGAGGCCTACCTCGTCTCCCTGTTCGAGGACACCAACCTGTGCGCCATCCACGCCAAGCGTGTCACCATCCAGTCCAAGGACATCCAGCTGGCCCGCCGCCTGCGTGGCGAGCGCTCGTAA
- a CDS encoding uncharacterized protein (ID:PFLUO_005908-T1.cds;~source:funannotate), whose amino-acid sequence MSGRGKGGKGLGKGGAKRHRKILRDNIQGITKPAIRRLARRGGVKRISAMIYEETRGVLKTFLEGVIRDAVTYTEHAKRKTVTSLDVVYALKRQGRTLYGFGG is encoded by the exons ATGTCTGGAC GCGGCAAAGGTGGCAAGGGTCTCGGAAAGGGTGGCGCCAAGCGTCAccgcaagatcttgcgcgACAACATCCAGGGTATCACCAAGCCCGCTATCCGCCGTCTCGCTCGTCGTGGTGGTGTCAAGCGTATCTCCGCCATGATCTACGAGGAGACCCGCGGTGTCCTCAAGACCTTCCTCGAGGGTGTCATCCGTGACGCGGTCACCTACACTGAGCACGCCAAGCGCAAGACCGTCACCTCCCTCGACGTTGTCTACGCCCTCAAGCGCCAGGGCCGTACCCTGTACGGTTTCGGTGGCTaa
- a CDS encoding uncharacterized protein (ID:PFLUO_005909-T1.cds;~source:funannotate) — protein sequence MAPRNNNKSSRFLVFIEDTFEVFGKWKFSHDMRRWELRRRKRTISPVLGPWFDKLLVLDARLRNIAERQAVVGEQYENMKVEINWTASEEVQGWEKQLSEWRSELESLHQQYWSLEYDIYDQEAVCPAPALRRAFVAFRENPERYLFPWLCEDCARRGGDCGLACECSEKAHTQTKRECGCGRRARGFDLDAEMRRLCGPSVDLSGLPRETFSLYLMRASVWGRGDAGTPSCVEYSEKLEI from the coding sequence ATGGCTCCTCGAAATAATAATAAATCCTCCCGATTCCTCGTTTTCATCGAAGACACCTTCGAAGTGTTCGGCAAATGGAAATTTTCCCACGATATGCGTCGCTGGGAACTGCGCCGTCGCAAGAGAACTATCTCTCCTGTTCTGGGACCCTGGTTCGATAAACTTCTTGTGCTGGATGCCCGCCTGCGCAATATCGCCGAGCGCcaggcggtggtgggggaaCAGTACGAAAATATGAAGGTGGAGATCAACTGGACTGCCAGTGAGGAAGTGCAGGGCTGGGAGAAGCAGCTGAGCGAATGGAGGTCCGAGTTAGAGTCCCTGCATCAGCAGTACTGGTCTTTGGAATATGATATCTATGACCAGGAAGCCGTGTGTCCCGCACCAGCTCTGCGGCGCGCTTTTGTCGCTTTCCGGGAGAATCCCGAGCGGTATCTATTTCCCTGGCTCTGCGAGGACTGTgcaagaagaggaggggATTGCGGTCTTGCCTGCGAGTGTAGTGAGAAGGCACACACTCAGACCAAGAGGGAGTGTGGCTGCGGTCGCAGGGCTCGTGGTTTTGATTTGGATGCGGAGATGCGGAGATTATGCGGTCCCTCTGTTGACTTGAGTGGACTCCCTCGCGAGACTTTCAGTCTCTATCTGATGCGGGCTTCTGTCTGGGGTCGAGGCGATGCTGGTACCCCGTCGTGTGTGGAATACTctgagaagctggagatcTAG
- a CDS encoding uncharacterized protein (ID:PFLUO_005910-T1.cds;~source:funannotate) yields the protein MLAPVVAILSLWVLSTAGDSNLDPIKNYCKRLYHQSAVKSGKLYIDGGLEIFTPKNDYGTAEGGEILGYNEWLITLDMQYSWDWETSNFSMNALNITADPTTGTKPANLISGALYAGAPDDSKIYLYGGTTSFLNESFPGFEWPDSAQYALWSFDTDDQTWSQYDVSLNVPYKPAGGAYAEAADQGLAFYLNGWLDNGTSNAFENEYNFLKYLDGMVAVNTNTQQARNLSTSSLNNSPRVKGALAYIPGVSSKGILVAMGGVTKPTSDSSLDNEGTYVSFDSVDIFDIASMDGAWYNQPVSGDIPGPRTDFCVVTVSAPDNSSHNIYLYGGQGANNLYDDVYVLSLPSFRWIKMYQGESPRYGHTCHLVGNKQMLTVGGDASEDLMSGCDWEEYGVAILDMSSMVWGHIYHALDGEYQVPTKIYNVIGGDGQGNAHQMKPTGGFSNDQIAQFFNETASTGSGKSTTPSSSTSSKISGGAIAGAVVGSVIAAGLIAALILYLIRRQRKQQKNTNPPSSPPTTTETAEAPPDYKPARLDGAFFRNRGQAVELTSQQVSALTELGISNPAMLHEMDGRPRGPAELPDTRPADVFTTKSGKN from the exons ATGCTCGCGCCCGTGGTCGCGATACTGTCGCTCTGGGTCTTGAGCACAGCGGGGGATTCAAATCTAGACCCGATCAAGAACTACTGCAAGCGACTGTATCATCAAT CCGCGGTGAAGAGTGGCAAACTGTATATCGACGGCGGACTCGAGATCTTCACGCCCAAAAATGACTATGGGACGGCTGAGGGGGGCGAGATTCTGGGGTACa ATGAATGGTTGATCACGCTGGACATGCAATATTCCTGGGACTGGGAGACGAGCAATTTTTCAATGAACGCGCTCAACATCACCGCGGATCCAACCACGGGAACAAAACCAGCAAACCTCATCAGCGGAGCGCTCTACGCCGGAGCGCCCGATGACTCCAAAATCTACCTATACGGCGGGACGACCTCCTTTCTGAACGAGAGTTTCCCCGGATTCGAGTGGCCCGACTCGGCACAGTATGCGCTGTGGTCGTTCGACACGGACGATCAAACCTGGAGCCAATACGACGTGTCGCTGAATGTGCCCTACAAGCCGGCTGGAGGGGCATATGCCGAGGCAGCGGACCAGGGCCTTGCATTTTACCTGAATGGGTGGCTTGATAACGGGACGTCCAATGCATTCGAGAACGAATACAACTTCTTGAAGTATCTGGATGGTATGGTCGCTGTCAACACCAACACACAGCAAGCGCGGAACTTGTCCACCTCTTCGCTGAACAACTCCCCTCGTGTCAAAGGTGCGCTGGCCTATATTCCAGGGGTCAGTTCTAAGGGGATCTTGGTGGCCATGGGAGGAGTGACGAAGCCGACGAGCGACAGCAGCTTGGATAATGAAGGGACATAT GTCTCGTTCGATAGCGTCGATATCTTCGACATCGCATCCATGGACGGCGCGTGGTATAATCAACCAGTATCGGGCGACATCCCCGGACCGCGAACGGATTTCTGCGTGGTCACGGTCTCAGCGCCGGATAACTCAAGCCACAATATCTACCTGTATGGCGGGCAAGGCGCCAACAACCTCTACGACGACGTCTACGTCCTCTCTCTCCCGTCGTTCAGATGGATCAAGATGTATCAGGGCGAGTCGCCTCGCTATGGACATACCTGCCACCTGGTCGGCAATAAGCAGATGCTGACTGTTGGCGGCGATGCATCGGAAGATCTGATGAGTGGGTGTGACTGGGAGGAATATGGCGTGGCCATTTTGGACATGAGCAGTATGGTCTGGGGCCATATCTACCATGCACTCGATGGGGAGTATCAGGTGCCGACGAAAATTTACAATGTGATTGGGGGAGA CGGACAGGGTAATGCCCATCAGATGAAGCCGACTGGCGGGTTCAGCAATGACCAAATTGCGCAATTCTTCAACGAGACTGCCAGCACTGGATCTGGGAAATCTACCAccccttcatcatcgactaGCAGCAAGATAAGCGGaggcgccatcgccggcgcAGTAGTCGGATCGGTTATCGCTGCAGGATTGATCGCAGCACTGATCCTCTACCTGATCCGCCGACAGCGAAAGCAGCAAAAGAACACCAACCcgccttcttcaccaccaacCACAACAGAAACTGCCGAGGCACCCCCGGACTACAAGCCCGCCCGACTAGACGGCGCCTTCTTCCGCAATCGCGGGCAGGCCGTCGAGCTGACCAGCCAGCAGGTGTCTGCGCTGACGGAGCTCGGGATCTCAAATCCAGCCATGCTGCATGAGATGGACGGAAGACCGCGGGGACCAGCGGAGTTGCCGGACACGAGACCGGCTGATGTGTTCACGACCAAGTCGGGGAAGAACTAG